One window from the genome of Garra rufa chromosome 1, GarRuf1.0, whole genome shotgun sequence encodes:
- the LOC141331581 gene encoding CCN family member 1 — MHGICRAKLEGRSCEYNGRMYQNGENFRAGCKHQCTCIDGAVGCVPLCPTDIPLASPSCPTPRLVKIPGQCCLSVDCHGKSSVLPPVFRRPQPPPYLFPDMHTFKKPRAKPYAYKPKESLSNELIEVDKKWDKPRSRKHLPAWKQAGRQCVAQTTSWTPCSRSCGMGVSSRVTNENAQCKLLKETRLCNIRPCSSVAVPIKKGRKCSRTQKSPEPLRLRYAGCRSMRLYRPNYCGTCQDGRCCSPRRTRTAPVLFACPDGEHFERAVMFVQSCKCNDECGHLNDAALPPQRWLYGDMHKFVD, encoded by the exons ATGCACGGAATCTGCCGCG CCAAATTGGAAGGCCGCTCTTGTGAATACAATGGGCGCATGTATCAGAATGGAGAAAACTTCCGTGCGGGCTGCAAACACCAGTGCACCTGTATCGACGGGGCAGTGGGCTGCGTGCCCCTTTGCCCCACTGATATTCCACTGGCGTCGCCATCTTGTCCCACACCTCGACTGGTCAAAATCCCTGGCCAGTGCTGCCTTAGCGTGGACTGTCACGGCAAGTCCTCTGTCCTCCCACCAGTGTTCAGACGACCACAGCCACCTCCGTATCTGTTCCCTGACATGCACACCTTCAAGAAACCCCGAGCAAAGCCGTACGCCTACAAGCCCAAAGAGTCCCTGAGCAACGAACTCATAGAGGTGGACAAAAAGTGGGACAAACCACGCAGTCGAAAGCACTTGCCAG CATGGAAGCAAGCCGGACGTCAATGTGTTGCGCAGACGACAAGCTGGACGCCTTGTTCGCGCAGCTGCGGGATGGGCGTTTCGTCTCGGGTCACCAATGAGAACGCACAGTGCAAGCTGCTGAAGGAAACCAGACTCTGCAACATTCGTCCCTGTAGTTCTGTGGCTGTGCCTATAAAG AAGGGGAGGAAGTGCTCTCGTACCCAGAAGTCTCCCGAGCCTCTGCGTCTGCGCTACGCTGGCTGCCGCAGCATGCGTCTCTATCGGCCCAACTACTGCGGTACGTGTCAGGACGGGCGATGCTGCTCACCCCGCCGCACGCGGACAGCCCCCGTTCTCTTCGCCTGCCCCGATGGAGAGCACTTCGAGAGGGCCGTCATGTTTGTGCAGTCCTGCAAGTGCAACGACGAATGTGGCCACCTGAACGATGCGGCGCTCCCGCCCCAACGTTGGCTGTACGGCGACATGCACAAGTTTGTTGATTAA
- the ddx39ab gene encoding DEAD (Asp-Glu-Ala-Asp) box polypeptide 39Ab, which translates to MAENDVDNELLDYEEDEEPQGAPESVAPVGKKEVKGSYVSIHSSGFRDFLLKPELLRAIVDCGFEHPSEVQHECIPQAILGMDILCQAKSGMGKTAVFVLATLQQIEPVDGQVSVLVMCHTRELAFQISKEYERFSKYMPTVKVAVFFGGMSIKKDEDVLKKSCPHIVVGTPGRILALVRNKTLNLKNVKHFVLDECDKMLEQLDMRRDVQDIFRLTPHEKQCMMFSATLSKEIRPVCRKFMQDPMEVFVDDETKLTLHGLQQYYCKLKDSEKNRKLFDLLDVLEFNQVVIFVKSVQRCVALSQLLVEQNFPAIAIHRGMAQEERLSRYQQFKDFQRRILVATNLFGRGMDIERVNIVFNYDMPEDSDTYLHRVARAGRFGTKGLAVTFVSDETDAKILNDVQDRFEVNVAELPEEIDISTYIEQSR; encoded by the exons ATGGCTGAGAATGATGTTGACAACGAGCTGCTGGATTATGAAGAGGACGAGGAGCCTCAAGGAGCCCCAGAGAGCGTCGCTCCGGTGGGCAAAAAGGAGGTGAAGGGCTCGTACGTGTCCATCCACAGCTCAGGCTTCAGAGACTTTCTGCTCAAGCCGGAGCTGCTGAGGGCCATCGTCGACTGCGGTTTTGAGCATCCGTCTGAAG TGCAGCACGAGTGCATCCCGCAGGCCATTCTCGGCATGGATATCCTGTGTCAGGCCAAGTCTGGTATGGGAAAGACAGCAGTGTTTGTGCTCGCCACCCTGCAGCAGATAGAGCCGGTGGATGGACAG GTGTCGGTGCTGGTCATGTGTCACACGCGTGAGCTGGCGTTTCAGATCAGTAAGGAGTACGAGCGTTTCTCCAAATACATGCCAACGGTGAAGGTGGCTGTGTTCTTCGGCGGCATGTCCATAAAGAAGGACGAGGACGTCCTGAAGAAGAGCTGCCCTCACATCGTGGTCGGCACGCCGGGGCGAATCCTCGCCCTGGTCAGAAACAAAACCCTCAACCTGAAGAACGTCAAGCACTTCGTTCTGGACGAGTGTGACAAGATGCTGGAGCAGCTTG ATATGAGACGTGACGTTCAGGACATCTTCAGACTGACCCCTCATGAGAAACAGTGCATGATGTTTAGCGCCACTCTCAGCAAAGAGATTCGACCCGTCTGCCGCAAGTTTATGCAGGAC CCAATGGAGGTGTTTGTGGACGACGAGACGAAGCTGACACTTCACGGTCTGCAGCAGTACTACTGCAAACTGAAGGACAGCGAAAAGAACCGCAAACTCTTCGATCTGCTCGACGTGCTGGAGTTCAACCAG GTGGTGATATTTGTGAAGTCTGTTCAGCGTTGTGTGGCCCTTTCACAGTTACTGGTGGAGCAGAACTTCCCTGCAATCGCCATCCACAGAGGAATGGCACAGGAAGAGAG GTTGTCTCGGTATCAGCAGTTCAAAGACTTTCAGAGGAGGATCCTAGTGGCCACAAACCTTTTTGGACGAGGAATGGATATCGAGAGGGTCAACATCGTCTTCAACTACGACATGCCAGAGGACTCCGACACTTATCTCCACAGG GTGGCTCGTGCGGGTCGCTTTGGCACCAAGGGTTTGGCGGTCACATTCGTGTCAGACGAGACAGACGCCAAGATCTTGAATGATGTGCAGGACCGATTCGAGGTCAATGTGGCAGAGTTACCAGAGGAGATTGACATTTCCACTTACA TTGAGCAGTCCAGATGA